One part of the Sorangiineae bacterium MSr11954 genome encodes these proteins:
- a CDS encoding YdeI/OmpD-associated family protein, with the protein MSRLQRDVHPMPLFIKKELAGRGLMPAYRSRPAYQQNDYIGWITRAKLEATRQKRLAQMLDELDLGNVYMNMAWRPRG; encoded by the coding sequence ATGTCCCGCCTTCAGCGGGACGTGCACCCCATGCCCCTCTTCATCAAGAAGGAGCTGGCCGGGCGCGGGCTGATGCCGGCCTACCGAAGCCGCCCGGCGTACCAGCAGAACGACTACATCGGTTGGATCACCCGCGCCAAGCTGGAAGCTACGCGGCAAAAGCGGCTCGCGCAAATGCTGGACGAGCTCGACCTAGGCAATGTCTATATGAACATGGCGTGGAGGCCGCGCGGCTGA
- a CDS encoding PilZ domain-containing protein has protein sequence MTDETFLYASITNISEMGIFVKTLEPLPIGTRLLLSFAPPGYEPFKLAGVVAWQNQLKLQADNPNPGMGVRFMDLGIQDRERLVEVIRTIAYLRGSN, from the coding sequence ATGACCGACGAGACCTTTCTCTACGCGTCGATCACGAACATCAGCGAGATGGGCATCTTCGTCAAAACGCTCGAGCCGCTTCCCATTGGCACGCGCCTGCTCCTGTCGTTCGCGCCCCCGGGCTACGAGCCCTTCAAGCTGGCCGGTGTGGTCGCCTGGCAAAACCAACTCAAGCTTCAAGCCGACAACCCCAATCCCGGAATGGGCGTCCGCTTCATGGACCTGGGCATCCAAGATCGGGAGCGTTTGGTGGAGGTCATACGCACGATCGCATACCTCCGCGGCTCGAATTGA
- the der gene encoding ribosome biogenesis GTPase Der: MTKHRKATEGPQTKSKNPLPAGLSGLPIVAIVGRPNVGKSTLFNRLARRRIAIVHDEPGVTRDRHYADTSAFGRRYSLVDTGGFDPEDTDPMRAGIAHHVKLAIEEADVIVFLTDATTSLTNADKAAIKLLRASKKPVFFAANKADSAKVDADAFELYREGVETVYPVSSLHGRGIGDLENAVVNAFPIEEDTEPFEDEGLTRVAIVGRPNAGKSSLLNRIVGEERMLVSPEPGTTRDAIDALVERSDRRYVFIDTAGIRRKGKVAKAESTVEAVSVLHAIRSIERSQVAVLLCDSSEGVAEQDAKILGLAEERARAMVIALNKSDLVGKKDMDGVEERAREKLAFAPYAPVVRISAKNGRGVNELFATIDRVKEAFTKRVSTGELNRFFASVLETRPPPTSGGKAPRLYYITQAETAPPTFVIITNAPDAVHFSYRRFVINQLRKSFGFEGVPVRVFYKAKRKRAKGEEEARE, translated from the coding sequence ATGACGAAACACCGTAAAGCGACAGAAGGCCCCCAGACCAAGAGCAAGAACCCGCTGCCCGCTGGGCTCTCGGGGCTGCCCATCGTGGCCATCGTCGGGAGGCCGAACGTCGGCAAATCGACTTTGTTCAACCGCCTGGCGCGCCGCCGCATCGCCATCGTCCACGACGAGCCGGGTGTCACGCGCGATCGCCACTACGCCGACACATCGGCCTTCGGGCGCCGTTACAGCTTGGTCGACACCGGCGGCTTCGACCCCGAGGACACCGATCCGATGCGCGCCGGCATCGCGCACCACGTGAAGCTCGCCATCGAGGAGGCCGACGTCATCGTCTTCCTCACGGACGCGACCACCTCGCTCACCAACGCGGACAAGGCGGCCATCAAGCTGCTCCGCGCGTCGAAGAAGCCGGTCTTCTTCGCGGCCAACAAGGCCGACTCGGCCAAGGTCGACGCCGACGCCTTCGAGCTTTACCGCGAGGGCGTGGAGACCGTGTACCCCGTGAGCTCCCTGCACGGGCGCGGCATCGGCGATCTGGAGAACGCGGTGGTGAACGCGTTCCCCATCGAGGAGGACACGGAGCCCTTCGAGGACGAGGGCCTTACGCGCGTGGCCATCGTGGGGAGGCCGAACGCGGGCAAATCGAGCTTGCTCAACCGGATCGTGGGCGAGGAGCGCATGCTGGTGAGCCCGGAGCCGGGCACCACGCGCGACGCCATCGATGCGTTGGTCGAGCGCAGCGATCGGCGCTACGTGTTCATCGACACGGCGGGCATCCGCCGCAAGGGCAAGGTCGCCAAGGCGGAGAGCACGGTGGAGGCGGTGAGCGTGCTCCATGCCATCCGCAGCATCGAGCGCTCGCAGGTGGCGGTGCTCTTGTGCGACTCGAGCGAGGGCGTGGCCGAGCAAGACGCCAAGATCCTGGGCCTGGCCGAGGAGCGCGCCCGCGCCATGGTGATCGCGCTGAACAAGAGCGATCTGGTGGGCAAGAAGGACATGGACGGCGTCGAGGAGCGCGCGCGCGAGAAGCTGGCGTTCGCGCCCTACGCGCCCGTCGTGCGCATCAGCGCCAAGAACGGCCGCGGGGTGAACGAGCTCTTTGCGACCATCGACCGGGTGAAAGAGGCGTTCACCAAGCGCGTCTCCACCGGCGAGTTGAACCGCTTCTTCGCCTCGGTGCTGGAGACGCGCCCGCCGCCCACCAGCGGGGGCAAAGCGCCGCGCCTCTATTACATCACCCAAGCGGAGACGGCGCCGCCCACCTTCGTCATCATCACCAACGCGCCGGACGCCGTGCACTTCTCGTATCGGCGCTTCGTCATCAACCAGCTGCGAAAGAGCTTCGGGTTCGAAGGCGTTCCGGTACGTGTATTCTACAAGGCCAAGCGCAAACGCGCCAAAGGCGAGGAAGAGGCGCGCGAATAG
- the era gene encoding GTPase Era has protein sequence MPHLRVGTVALVGRPNVGKSTLLNAMLGERIAIVSHHPQTTRDRILGVLTQPDAQFVFLDTPGLHAAKSKLGARMNHEAREAARDADVVVFVTSVGVEPAPGVGRFDAALLGQIRDASPKTPVVLVINKVDRVADKSALIAVLQAYAEAFPFAALVPISAKKHDGLERVLSEVKKLLPEDQPLYEADTLTDRPLRFLVAEFVREQILRATREEVPHGVAVVVDRFDESGKVPKIELSVHVDREGHKKILVGKQGAVLKEVGSRARARVEALMGRQVHLAIWVRVTPGWYESDRGLREMGYIGGADTTAPERGRDSEDPR, from the coding sequence ATGCCCCATCTTCGTGTCGGGACCGTAGCCCTCGTCGGACGGCCCAATGTCGGCAAGAGCACCTTGCTCAACGCCATGCTCGGCGAGCGCATCGCCATCGTCAGCCACCACCCGCAAACCACGCGCGACCGGATCCTGGGCGTGCTCACCCAGCCGGATGCGCAGTTCGTCTTTCTCGATACACCGGGGCTGCACGCGGCAAAATCGAAGCTGGGCGCGCGCATGAACCACGAGGCGCGGGAGGCGGCCCGCGACGCGGACGTCGTCGTGTTCGTCACCTCGGTCGGGGTGGAGCCGGCGCCCGGGGTCGGGCGCTTCGACGCGGCCCTGCTGGGGCAGATTCGGGACGCGTCCCCCAAGACGCCGGTGGTGCTGGTCATCAACAAGGTCGACCGGGTCGCCGACAAGTCGGCCCTGATCGCCGTGCTTCAGGCCTACGCGGAGGCATTTCCCTTCGCCGCGCTCGTCCCCATCAGCGCCAAGAAGCACGATGGGCTCGAGCGGGTGCTGTCCGAGGTCAAGAAGCTCTTGCCGGAGGACCAGCCGCTCTACGAGGCCGATACGCTCACCGATCGGCCGCTGCGGTTCCTGGTCGCCGAGTTCGTGCGCGAGCAGATCCTGCGCGCCACGCGCGAAGAGGTGCCGCACGGGGTGGCGGTGGTGGTGGACCGCTTCGACGAGTCGGGGAAGGTCCCCAAGATCGAGCTCTCGGTGCACGTCGACCGCGAGGGGCACAAAAAGATCCTGGTGGGCAAGCAAGGCGCGGTGCTCAAGGAGGTGGGCTCGCGGGCGCGCGCCCGGGTCGAGGCGCTGATGGGGCGGCAGGTGCACCTCGCCATTTGGGTGCGGGTCACCCCCGGCTGGTACGAGTCCGATCGCGGGCTTCGGGAAATGGGCTACATCGGCGGGGCCGATACGACAGCGCCGGAGCGCGGACGAGATTCAGAGGATCCTCGATGA
- a CDS encoding glycosyltransferase family 39 protein produces the protein MPPSLPPDPVADAAPAPDPVADAAPASDPVAGAGAAPPSELARPAASEPAPASASVSAPASGFGGPPWLTTALAVVLPAIILLLLPPLSRSGLWDPYELNIADLGRRLSLNLFQAGALALSGADNSMPHLNDLGRPELPFTSIALGFKLFGLHEWSGRLPLALWGMGGALALYAAVARLVDKRAALYSTLALCTMPLFFVQARSMLGDIVTMSGVSMALSGLSVFVFDRREPSPHATRARMAFLALGAAGLIVGYYSRGALLGLGVPLGTIGGAWILTLAAGRHQGIDRLGDLAGVLALAGLLYAALSAVKALEAGDTKNLSMALGAMIRTPARYPTFDVLIGHLGHGLAPWSAFIPFAIGRLFIAPASNGKEADAYARDRESYFRAVVLVGAAVAFTVHGFLAVKTELIAFSGPAILAAACGIAIRDFERGAHASIALGVGTAVLLGVFHHDFHELPEKAYQAFAVTGASFPESFKEHALALWTVALVGFAGLALLSWAEHDSKRRPFDVDNYLRILDALRDAWDGLLALVYFALVAGASLAGLAIWVGSRLHAKWLPTISMQVREGALNAWWVTALVPLVAIFGLFFASDLWLWAFGRAGSLSWGSFTRGFEPLEELFVRIKEEKDRTKRFGLLFVLLPLMILAAPVAVFGVLLSQHLRLPVVVALALPAGVALFLVLGLLGELLRGRRAAGFVFLGTILGVVLSGAYYPALANQLSPKEVFESYERTHERGEPLALFGVGGRTAAYYAGGEPPSFADAQSAYQWLVSGSEGRRFLAMRADELSRLNQIYRERVSPRQNLPVLDARSSQILLVSSRLLGSEKNQNPLDKMLLAAPPAPQHPLDVNMDDKLAVLGFDLIDKNGDPVKVVAPGRKYRMRTYYKVLGPVTTEWEAFIHIDGYRRRHNGDHKPMEGKYPFSLWLRDDLLVDDYEFSLEPNFSPGTYTIYFGLFVGDTRLKIKSGPSDGDNRINGGPLVVQ, from the coding sequence ATGCCGCCCTCGTTACCGCCCGATCCCGTGGCCGATGCCGCACCCGCGCCCGATCCCGTGGCCGATGCCGCGCCTGCGTCCGATCCCGTGGCCGGCGCCGGCGCGGCGCCTCCGTCCGAGCTCGCGCGCCCCGCTGCCTCGGAGCCTGCGCCCGCGTCCGCATCCGTATCAGCGCCCGCATCGGGATTTGGGGGCCCCCCCTGGCTGACGACGGCCTTGGCGGTTGTGTTGCCGGCCATCATCTTGCTGCTCCTTCCGCCTCTTTCGCGGAGCGGGCTCTGGGATCCGTACGAGCTCAACATCGCGGACTTGGGCCGCCGGCTCTCGCTCAATTTGTTTCAGGCAGGGGCGCTGGCCCTATCGGGCGCCGACAACTCGATGCCCCACCTGAACGATCTGGGACGGCCCGAGCTGCCGTTCACCTCGATCGCGCTGGGCTTCAAGCTTTTCGGCCTGCACGAGTGGTCCGGCCGGCTGCCGCTGGCACTTTGGGGCATGGGCGGCGCCCTCGCGCTCTACGCGGCCGTCGCGCGCTTGGTCGACAAGCGCGCCGCGCTCTATTCGACCTTGGCCCTTTGCACGATGCCGCTCTTCTTCGTTCAAGCGCGCTCGATGCTCGGCGACATCGTGACCATGAGCGGCGTCTCCATGGCGCTGTCCGGCCTCTCCGTGTTCGTCTTCGACCGCCGCGAGCCCTCGCCCCACGCCACGCGTGCGCGCATGGCGTTCCTCGCGCTGGGCGCGGCCGGCCTGATCGTGGGCTATTACAGCCGCGGCGCGCTTTTGGGCTTGGGCGTGCCGCTCGGCACCATCGGCGGCGCATGGATCCTCACCTTGGCGGCGGGCCGTCACCAAGGCATCGATCGACTGGGCGACCTCGCGGGCGTCCTCGCGCTCGCGGGCCTCCTCTACGCGGCCCTCTCCGCGGTGAAGGCGCTCGAGGCCGGCGATACCAAGAACCTGAGCATGGCGCTGGGCGCGATGATCCGCACGCCCGCGCGCTATCCGACCTTCGACGTCCTCATCGGACACCTCGGGCACGGCCTCGCGCCGTGGAGCGCCTTCATTCCATTCGCCATCGGCCGCCTCTTCATTGCGCCTGCATCGAACGGAAAGGAAGCCGACGCCTACGCGCGCGATCGCGAAAGCTACTTCCGCGCCGTGGTGCTGGTGGGCGCGGCGGTGGCCTTCACCGTGCACGGCTTCTTGGCGGTCAAGACGGAGCTCATCGCGTTCTCGGGGCCGGCCATTTTGGCGGCGGCGTGCGGCATCGCCATCCGCGACTTCGAGCGCGGCGCGCACGCGTCCATCGCGCTGGGCGTGGGAACGGCCGTGCTGCTCGGTGTCTTTCACCACGACTTCCACGAGCTGCCCGAGAAGGCGTACCAGGCCTTTGCCGTAACGGGTGCGAGCTTTCCGGAGAGCTTCAAGGAGCACGCGCTCGCCCTCTGGACGGTGGCGTTGGTCGGGTTTGCGGGCTTGGCGCTCCTCTCGTGGGCCGAGCACGACTCCAAGCGGCGGCCGTTCGACGTCGACAACTACCTCCGCATCCTCGACGCACTGCGCGACGCGTGGGATGGCCTTCTGGCGCTCGTCTACTTTGCGCTGGTGGCGGGGGCTTCGCTCGCGGGCCTCGCCATTTGGGTGGGCTCCCGCCTCCACGCCAAGTGGCTCCCGACCATCTCCATGCAAGTGCGTGAGGGGGCGCTGAACGCCTGGTGGGTGACGGCCCTCGTTCCGCTGGTCGCCATCTTCGGCCTCTTTTTCGCGTCCGACCTCTGGCTCTGGGCCTTCGGGCGCGCGGGGAGCCTGTCCTGGGGCTCGTTCACCCGCGGCTTCGAGCCGCTGGAGGAGCTGTTCGTCCGCATCAAGGAGGAGAAGGACCGCACCAAGCGCTTCGGGCTCCTGTTCGTCCTCCTCCCCTTGATGATCCTGGCGGCGCCGGTCGCGGTCTTCGGCGTCCTTCTGTCGCAGCATCTGCGGCTGCCGGTGGTGGTCGCGCTGGCGCTGCCGGCGGGGGTGGCGCTCTTCTTGGTTCTGGGGCTGCTCGGCGAGCTTTTGCGCGGCCGTCGCGCGGCGGGCTTCGTGTTCCTCGGCACGATCCTGGGTGTGGTGCTCTCGGGCGCGTACTACCCGGCCCTCGCCAACCAGCTCTCGCCCAAGGAGGTCTTCGAGAGCTACGAGCGTACGCACGAGCGCGGCGAGCCGCTTGCGCTCTTTGGGGTAGGGGGACGCACGGCCGCGTACTATGCCGGCGGCGAGCCCCCGTCGTTTGCCGATGCCCAAAGCGCCTACCAATGGCTGGTCTCTGGCTCGGAGGGCCGGCGTTTTCTGGCCATGCGCGCCGACGAGCTCTCGCGGCTCAATCAGATTTACCGCGAGCGGGTGAGCCCGCGGCAGAACCTTCCCGTGCTCGACGCGCGCTCCAGTCAGATCCTCCTGGTGTCCTCGCGCCTTTTGGGCTCGGAGAAGAACCAGAACCCGCTCGACAAGATGCTGCTCGCGGCCCCGCCCGCGCCGCAGCACCCGCTCGACGTGAACATGGACGACAAGCTCGCGGTGCTCGGCTTCGATCTGATCGACAAGAACGGCGATCCGGTCAAAGTCGTCGCTCCGGGCCGCAAATATCGGATGCGGACGTATTACAAAGTCCTGGGGCCGGTGACCACGGAGTGGGAAGCCTTCATCCACATCGACGGCTACCGCCGCCGCCACAACGGCGATCACAAACCCATGGAGGGCAAGTATCCCTTCTCGTTGTGGCTTCGGGACGATCTGCTGGTCGACGACTACGAGTTCTCGCTCGAGCCGAATTTCTCGCCCGGTACGTACACGATCTACTTCGGCCTTTTCGTGGGCGATACCAGACTCAAGATCAAGAGCGGTCCGAGCGACGGCGACAATCGCATCAACGGTGGCCCCCTCGTCGTCCAATGA